The following nucleotide sequence is from Anopheles stephensi strain Indian chromosome 3, UCI_ANSTEP_V1.0, whole genome shotgun sequence.
CAGCAACAGCGTGGCCGAATGGTTAAAATATgcgaaatgaaatatttaaacttaCCGTACGGGTGGTAACATAGACCACTGCTACTGCTTCTGTTGCTTCAACATGGCCTACGCTCCGGTGCCTTTCTTCCGTAGTCCAGCCCAAAACTTACAGCCCAAATGCTCCAGCCTTCTCCATCTTGTTGTATGTTTTGCAGAGCAAGGAATTTCTGGTCCGTTTCTGGGGCGCGCAGAAGCACCAGAAACATGTTGGAATATTCAATGTTGGCTAACCGAACCACCATTCCTGGAACCATTCCGGGAACAAGAAGTACAAGCCGTCGTACTGAAACCGATGGGCGATGCGTGCGGCGTATTTGTTGTGGCAAGCAACCAAAAGGGCCTCTCAGACGAACGTGCAGTACACTCTCTGGGAACGATTTACCCCGGCTCGGTCCGATCTGGTTTGTTTGAGTTGAGTTGCATAAATACGGGAACGGGGAAACGACGCCGACGTCAATATTTGCGCAAAGCCCAAACCCGCAAAACCTTAAGCTGCTGTTGAAGCTAGATTCGGGAAGTTGCCCAACACAGGAACAGTAACCGTAACAAGCgacaacactcacacacacacacacacttggtcaaatgtgtgtgtgtgtgtgtgtgtgtttgccattACGCACTAAATGGTTGCTACGATTATGGTTTACATTGCAAGCGCACGCCTCAGTGCATAAAAGGCATGATGACTTGAAGCAGCTTAGCCTTCCTTTAGCTAAGCTGTCTTCCGGTCTGTTGCTGTctctttcaatatttttctttacatAAAACCTTCCTGTAGTATAACCATGATTAATAATTTAACCATAATACAGACGAGTTTTCCGAATTGGTCTCACGCATGAATGGTAGATGATATTAGTTGACTATAGTTAGCTTTCATCTAACCTAATTATGTCCCACCAAAAATGCATCGAACGCTGCCTAAATTACCTCGCATCAGGTTCATCAGACCCAGGATAACAAACCCTCATGAATTTCTAACAAACTAACCGTGACAATATGATTCAGGCCTCAACGAGACCTGTCCACGGAATCGTTTATGCATCGATAATTTAATGGAACTGGCCAGACGCAGCAGTCGCACTTCTCTGGCCTCAAAGTACGCATTAAACTATAAAGTCTACCCCAAATTCTACGCATCTGGTGCCAAAACAAGCCTTCCCAAGCTTTACTACTAGTTTCTCAATTAAATTTACAATAAATTAGATACACtcgcaaaaagaaaataagtTTGAAagtactttatttatttaaaaaatttaaattatacatacTTACGGTGTTTAATCGATTGTACAAAATTAGTGTAGTCCGCCTATTAAACTGAAACGATGCAATTCACCACAATGCATCCACGACGTTTCGTTGTCTTATCGCTTACTATGTACAGATTTAAATTCTATTTGTTAGTAATAATATAAGTATAATACACTATCAGTAGAGAAATTCATATCTCACGAGCTATCCAAAAACTGACGGGGCATGACCGATTTCCGCCGAGGAACTTAAACTAGAACTGTCAACCGATCGATGCGTGACGATTCCCGGATATCGAAGCTCCTCCCGGCTGCTAGAGGCTAGGCTAGAGACTAGGGCTTTCCGGGTTCCGATGGAACCCCCTCCTCCTCCCCCTTCTCCTCCTTTCAGTCGTCATTGATCAATCGGATGCGCACGTTCCTACCGAACAACCGTCTGTTCTGATACTCGTTCAGCGCCTTTTCCGCATCGTGGTGGTTCTGGAACCGTACCATTGCTTCCCCGGTAGGTTGCCCATTGTCCAGGAACCGGCGTCGAATGTTTTCTGGCGGCAGGTTAAACTCCTGGAAAAAGTGCTGCACATCTTCCACCGTCGTTTTGTATGCCAGGTTTAGCAAGCCGACCGTCGAAGTACGGTACGGTCCACAGCCAACACCTTGATTCTTCTCCGGATCGTCATCGTCAGACTGGTCCTGTCCACCGTTGCTATTGCCATTATTGTCGTTCTGTAGATGGTCGGGCAACCAGTACGATGGCTGCGTACCCTGGGCGATGGCGTTGAACCGTGCCATAAGATCCGCAACCTGGCCGCGATCCAGATGGCTGGCAAATACCTTCCGGCGGCCAAGATTCTGCGACGATTTGGATTCGGCATGGTGCGCTTCGCTCGGTGAGCCAAACTCCACCAAACATTCGCCCGTGCGGCCACCACGCTCGTTGCGCACGAGCAGTACCGTTTTCGCCTGGAATCCATCGTTACCGAAGAACGCATACACGTCCTCCTCGTACACGTGAAAGTCCACGttccgcagcagcagccagttAGTGCGCTTGAACATCTCGCTGTTGTCCCCACTGGAATTGccgccacctccaccgaacCGGCTGTGCAGTTTGCGAGGATCACGCGAATGTTGGACAGAGTTATTGCCGTGGTTCATGTTGGCGTTGTTGCCGAAGTTGCTATTGCTATCGTCACCGTTATCTCCCGAATCGTCGTCCCGGAGCCGTCGAGGGTCACGATTGTTCCAGGCATTGTTCGCCTCCGAATTGGGTCTGGAGGAATCACCATCCAATAGTTGCTGGCCGTCCATAAAATTCATcgacgaagcagcagcagcagccatatCAATTTGGTCGTTCAAATTCCTTTCAACCGAACCCCATCGTGTGCCCTGCTTGCTGGCACGACCCTGCCGACCATTACCGTTGCGACCGTTGGAATTGTTTCCATTCATATTCTCGGAATCGGAGTTGTTTGCCGGACCGTTATCCTGCTCGTTTTGCCCGTTAGTGTTTCGGTGCTCGGTACCCGAACCATCATCCTCCACCAGCCCCGGATTCTCGTACTCATTCTTCGCTACCTCGTAGTCAATCTCCTCACAGGCGCGTACCGTCACCTTCTTGTTGCCGATATAGTGTCGATGCAGCTGCGACCACGCTTCCCGGGCGTCTTCCGGCCGGTGGAACTTCACGTACCCATCCATCTGCTTCGGTGAGTAATGGTTGCGTACGATCAGCACCTCGACGACGGTGAAATCGGAAAACATCTTCAGAATGTCCTGCTCGGTGGTAAACGACGGTAAGTTCCACACCGTCAACGTGCTGACATGTCCTCCCGCTGCATCGTTACCCGACAGTTGATTGCGGTACCTCTCGTTCGCATCATCCGAccctcctcctcccccccgCGGGTCTTCGTGGCTCATGTCCCAGGGATTAACCGTGCGGCCGTCCCTCCAGCCTGACGCATCTTGTGACTTTGTTTCACTGCCCGGTCTAAACGAGTCAACCGCCGATTCAAACTCCTGATCCGTTATGGACTCGATTCTTACCCGGTTCCGGCGCATTATCGTACCATCGCGCAACAGCGCACTTTTTTGCCCTCTTTGTTCAAAAACTGAATATAAGCAATGCCCGTCCGTCGGCCATGTTGATCGTTAATCATCTTGATACCTTGCGTGGAGATCTTGGCGGATCTAAAGAACCGCCGAAAGTCACCGTACCCCGTGGAAAGCTCAAAGTTCGACAGCTTCACCGCAAAATCACTCGTGCTGAGACCGCTGTTCGGTTTCATGCTGCCGCCCGAGTACACACTGTCCGGAAGGGGCGATGTCATACGAAAAACGCTACCACCGTTCATCATGCCGTTCCCAAACGGGCTGGGTGAAATTTTACCACTGACCGTCGAAAAGTGTCCCGCTTGGTTTGACCCGAACCGTCCATGACTCCCCTCCATACCGCCGGGGATCGTATGCAGCCCGTAGATAGGTTCAACCGCGTGGTTCATGCCCGTCGCAAATACGCTGTTCATCGCACTTTGTTGCGATTGCTGCTGACCGACGAAATCGGATGTGGCTCGGTCCGAAAAGCGTGAAACACGGTTCGATCGACCACCACCGTTCGATGTGCCGTCGTACCGATCGCGGCTGGTGCTGTCGCGACTGCGTCGATCACGCGACCGCGATCGACTTCGTTGGCGCGTACGTCCAAAGCGATCACGGCTGGAGCTACGGCTGCGGCTGCTTCGCGGCCGGTTTCGACCATACTCCCGGCTCGAACTGCGTGACCACCGGCTGGTACGTTCGCGGGACGAAGATCGACTCTTACCGTCCCGCTTCTGTCTTCGGTCGCGTGACGACGAGCGACTGCGACGACGCCCGCCGCCACGTTCGCGGGAAGACGATCGGCTACTTATCCGGTAGACGCGGTCGCGTGACACGGAACGGCTACGGCTACGACGATcctttttcaaaaatttccaCGGACTCGAATCGTTCACAATGATCGGCCGGGGAACGACGACATCATTCACCATCGGTCCTCCTCCCTTCGCACCGGATCCAGTCAGTGACGAAAGCCATCCGCTAAGCGAACCATTATTGCCGGCCGTCGGCTGCGGAGGAACTATGCAGACGTCATCGGGAGCGCTCCCGTCGGCAGAGAGAAAGCTCAAACCGGGTATTTCGTTGTAGGCCGATCCTTGCGCCAACAGTGGACTGAACGAGGTGGTTACCGGTGCGGTGGTGGGCGTCGGTGCTGCATTATTCAGCTGACCGGCGGAAGCTTTCGCCAAAAAGCCGGCCAACGATATTACCGGTGGTTGAGGTTGTTgtacggcggcggcggcagctgTCGCTTTCGCTGTCGAAGACAACCCAGCCAAACTGGGATTCACTGGTTGATGTATCCCGGCGATTAATGCCGTCGGTAAGCTGGCGTTGGTCGTCTGTGGTAATGCCACCTGCGGCACGGTGGCCACcgccggtgctggtgctgcagcagcagcctgtTTAAGCTGCATGTAGGCAAGGGCGGCCTTCCGGGCCTGATCGATCACCTTCTGCATTTCGGCACGGGACGAAAGCAACAGCGATACTGGTCCATTCTTAATGAACCCTCCATTAAGCGCCATGGCTTGGCGTGCATCTTCGTCGGTGCTACAATTTGgacagaaaaagaaggaatagCAAAAGAAAGGTAGTACTTAGAGTAATGCGTTCGTGAAAATGACCACTAGCGAAGTAATGACATACTTTCTAACATTGCTGGGGCATTACGGAGATATTACAGAGAATCCCAAAATTAAGAACCGATTGAAGAGAGACCAGGTTAAGCTGTTCTCGATGTACTTACCGTTGTGGTTTACTTTCGGGCATTATTCGGTTAAACGGTTATTATTTCAAAAACGGTTCATTGGAAAGACGTCATCGTTACTTACAAACTTTTACGAACAGAACGCCTATGGGAATAATGCTTCATAGACATTCTTTTAGtcgtttgaattttatttgaatcGCTTTCAATTCCCTGCCATTTCAACGAAGCAGTTCAGCTACTTGTATTGATCTTGTCATCCGTAATTAAAGtccaaaattcaaatttagtaaaagaaaaattgttttggAAACTCAATGGATattcaaaatcaatcaatacaAAATGGTGAATTTATTTAGTATAccccaaccaaaaaaagggaaactctAATTGGATGTAAATTCTTTGTAGACAAATTTGTACTATTCTTTAACTCAGTGTTCCAACTTACCAAACATTACAGGAGCGGGAATAATGAAGTATGTACCGACAAGGACCGATGGATTTGTCAATCCACACACATGGTGATTCATTCTGCCTAAGCTTACCTTCATCATGGAGTGAGATCAAATTTCCAAGCTTTGCATCGTAAATGGGCCTCATTACCGCCTCAATTAGCCACTCCCAAAGACGATCCTttttcgttaaaaaaaaaaacgatcacaaAAACCCGACCAGACGAATGAATCTTTCCATAGGGAGGCCGCCCCGTCTCCAGAGGCAGCCACAGAGCACAACGGCCTACGCACGTCTCGGAATGTCTCTCCAGCCATGAGCCACTGTCGCAGCACAATGTGCACCGAATGAAAAAGGGAACTAGACGCACCACCCCGTCCAGACCAGATTCGTCAGACAGTGCGTGTTGGAGCAGAGAAGAGAATCCAGTTTTGCTCGCCGTTGCTTGCACCTCCTCTTCCTTATAATGCGCACGCGAATCGGCTGTGACTTGTGCACCCGAAACGCAAACGGAACGCAATGCAACGAACTTGATCGTGAAAGAAAGTAGAAGCATCGTCATCATACTCACCAACCCCTGTGTCTGCCATAACACATACCCAGCATCCATATGTAACGCGAGTTTTAAAAACAAGACACCTAAAAGCTACCTCCGGTCAGGTTTTTATCGCCAATCAGTGAGCTTTTTACACGGGTACGCTTGTATGACACAGTGTGCGggcgaatagaaaaaaaaagcccggcCATCTTCTCCGCTTCTGAATCGCGGATTTCTACGATATAAATGGCGGATagaagagagaggaaaaaaatggcgagagtatgttttatttttttgttcgcgtAGCATAACTCTGTCTGACCCAACGACACAACATCATTGGCGTAATCTCAAGCATAACACGATCGACGATTACGCGGTTCGATACGATCCTGCAATAGTAACTTATCTTGCTATTTGCACTTCCGACTGGCCCAACCACCCGGGTGCAGCAGCACGTGAGTGTTCAGTTCGGAAGGTTCCGGCGAGAGCGTGTATATGTTTGCTTTCCTCCTCTTCTGATGATATAATCCCATACCTATAACCACCCGATCACCGGGTTCAACCTAATAACTAGTTTCCCTCTCGCCCAGACGGTTCACGCGGACCCGGTGACGActgtttggtgtgtgcgtttttgccCGCCAGCAGTTTGAAGAAGAAATGGTCTAGCGAATTCGATTCGCGATTAGTTGTACGCACGTACGCCGGCGATACGATACCGCAAAATATGAACCCCGGCAACAACTTCTGGACGTGTATGACACATAGCGTTGCATGCGAAGAAAAATGGTTCGCCAAAGCCGCGAAGAATCTTTTCGATGGCGTGTTAATATTGTGAAATGCCGGCTTCACGGGATGATGACGGAATAATGAGGTATCCCTTCATTTACGCTTGCGAAGAAAGGTTAGTTGTGTAACGACCACATTCGTGCATTGCGATGGCTTTTGGGCGATGGCGATGCAGTGAAAAGATCGATCATCCATCTTGAAGGATAACGATTTCCTGGGGAAAATGATGGCCCGGACAGCtggctcatccatctatcaaCTTCAACAGACTGCACTGCACAGCTTCGAATGTTCTTATAGAAAACactttaaaaacaaatctcTAGCTCTCTCGCTGAGTGCGTGTTCTGAAGTTGTTAGAGATTTCTAATCCTCATGATTTGAATGCAAGAATGGCGTTCATGGAAGCCATTGAGGTATAGGATAGCGAAGTCTAGTATCAAGTTGAGGCGGtcgggtggccgaggcgataacggcgccggtcttcacccggcagaaccggggttcaaatcccatccagaccgcctctccccgtacgcagggcctgattactttactacgggtaaaatcaagtcacagaaagccccAGAAAtgatggcaggccgagacctctcgaggttggtgtgccaatgaagaagaagtatcAACCCAACGAATGAGGCTACTAGCGCACCACCCTGGAATAATACGCTGCGAAGGCACAATTTCCGCGGTACTGTCTTGCTTCGTCATGAGAAAGATGTAATATCGCCCAACCCACCCCAGCATTGTCAGTAAAGTAATGTGCATTGTGCTTCGAGAACAATCGAGAGTAATAAGGAAAACGGAATCGATACAAACCTGAACGCTATAAACGCATCACCGAGCGCACCGCCAACGATGTGGACGCCACCGTCGGGAATCGACAGACCCTTGAAAAAGGAGCGCACATCGGACGCATTCGCTGCCAAGGGCAGGTTCTGCAGACGAATGATCACACTCATGGCTCTGCGGCGGTCGTTgtttcagctgctgctgctcctgtaCCGCTCCTGTGGTGCACCTGCGTGCTGTTCTGTTGCGCAGGAAATACAAAACACCCGACGACAGTGGAGGAGTTCCGTCGCCCGCCACCGTACGTACGTGGCTGCTcttgggggtttttttgcttAGCCTTTTCTTTCGATTTCAGATCACAACGGTCGCAACGCCTTTCTGctggaaaacaacaacatccagCACCGCCGGAAGTGAAGCAAAATAGGATAGGAACGCAACAAGGCTGTGTGACGTTGAAAGTTTTCTGATTGATAGGCTGTCTTTTCACCAAATTCTTCCTCTTTACAGCTCAACTAATACAAATGTTCGTTTCACAAGTTCGATCCACTGTCCGGTCCCCGTCCGTACAACCTCGTGGTGCTTCACTACTTTGTCGCCTTATGATGAACTTGCTGTAATCGGTGGCTCAGTGCAGCTACTACCTTGCCTTGTTTGATGACAGATTTCCACAGGAAGCTCTACGGGGGGGTGTCGCCGATGGTAATCCTACGGGGgaggagaaaataaaaagaaaagcattcgaaataaaatactaaataataataaatcctTCAGGCGAATGGACGGCAAGCGCAAACGTTTCCCGGCCGCAAACGATCGCGTGACATAATAGAGCCAATATTTAAAGACGTGTTCACACAcgaaatttttattatttttacattGTAGCACCAAAAAACACCTCGATGATAGCACCCTACtcccatcaccaccaactcCCCTCTCACGCGCCATTAGTGCGTACGTTTGAATGTGTATGCTCTGCTCTTCTGTTGAGGTGTTCATGTGTACTCATTAACGAACCAGAAGCCACCACACAAGCGTgatccggtggtggtgatctTCCGACAAGAGAACCAGTTTTCCACGCACAAAACCGGCCAGTTACTTGTTTACCTATCGTACAGCAACAGCACTGCTCCcgcgaaggaaggaaaagcggGTGGGCCAAGAGAAGTCAGGTCGGAAAGTTACTACAGACGCGCTTTTTGTATGCTCCTTGAAATTGAagaatttctctctctctgtttttgGCCTAAAGTCCTCTTAATTTCTGGCGAACTGGCAATAGGGGCCCCACCCCTGGTACTCTCTTTATTGGAGACTCTTTGAGCCAAATATCATCCAATAACAGTGACTACACGTGTTGAACAGACTTGAAGACTTTTTCTTTCAATACCCGCCTCGATGGCTTATTACCAGTTGGAGTCTTGGGTTTTTGAACCAAAAGTCTTACCCCTTTTTGCGTGTTTGTTTAAAGTGTTTATTATGCTACATTGGTCGCATGAAACAATTAGCTTCACATATTAGCAATTCAAGCTAGTTACTGTTCGTATCGTATTATCATTATTGGATCTACAACGTCTTGCTtaattcatttgtttattaatattgTAACTTTTATGGTGAAATTGAATGCCATTAACAATCTCATTCGATACTCAGTAGTAGACACAAAACCAAATTTACCTGTATAACACCacaatgaataaaaaacaatgaaGTAATAACTTTCTCAAGACAACCAAATCGATCAAAGTTCTCCCGTAGTAGAGTATTGATTAATCAACTACGTGGTgttattaagtctagtaagccaaaaatggcacgCATGACCTTAGGAGATCGTAAGGCTaagaagagtgagagagagagagagagagagagagagagagacagactCATACCTGGTGCAAGGATATAACCATCTGAGCGATGAGCTC
It contains:
- the LOC118510227 gene encoding LOW QUALITY PROTEIN: uncharacterized protein LOC118510227 (The sequence of the model RefSeq protein was modified relative to this genomic sequence to represent the inferred CDS: inserted 1 base in 1 codon) — translated: MSVIIRLQNLPLAANASDVRSFFKGLSIPDGGVHIVGGALGDAFIAFSTDEDARQAMALNGGFIKNGPVSLLLSSRAEMQKVIDQARKAALAYMQLKQAAAAAPAPAVATVPQVALPQTTNASLPTALIAGIHQPVNPSLAGLSSTAKATAAAAAVQQPQPPVISLAGFLAKASAGQLNNAAPTPTTAPVTTSFSPLLAQGSAYNEIPGLSFLSADGSAPDDVCIVPPQPTAGNNGSLSGWLSSLTGSGAKGGGPMVNDVVVPRPIIVNDSSPWKFLKKDRRSRSRSVSRDRVYRISSRSSSRERGGGRRRSRSSSRDRRQKRDGKSRSSSRERTSRWSRSSSREYGRNRPRSSRSRSSSRDRFGRTRQRSRSRSRDRRSRDSTSRDRYDGTSNGGGRSNRVSRFSDRATSDFVGQQQSQQSAMNSVFATGMNHAVEPIYGLHTIPGGMEGSHGRFGSNQAGHFSTVSGKISPSPFGNGMMNGGSVFRMTSPLPDSVYSGGSMKPNSGLSTSDFAVKLSNFELSTGYGDFRRFFRSAKISTQGIKMINDQHGRRTGIAYIQFLNKEGKKXALLRDGTIMRRNRVRIESITDQEFESAVDSFRPGSETKSQDASGWRDGRTVNPWDMSHEDPRGGGGGSDDANERYRNQLSGNDAAGGHVSTLTVWNLPSFTTEQDILKMFSDFTVVEVLIVRNHYSPKQMDGYVKFHRPEDAREAWSQLHRHYIGNKKVTVRACEEIDYEVAKNEYENPGLVEDDGSGTEHRNTNGQNEQDNGPANNSDSENMNGNNSNGRNGNGRQGRASKQGTRWGSVERNLNDQIDMAAAAASSMNFMDGQQLLDGDSSRPNSEANNAWNNRDPRRLRDDDSGDNGDDSNSNFGNNANMNHGNNSVQHSRDPRKLHSRFGGGGGNSSGDNSEMFKRTNWLLLRNVDFHVYEEDVYAFFGNDGFQAKTVLLVRNERGGRTGECLVEFGSPSEAHHAESKSSQNLGRRKVFASHLDRGQVADLMARFNAIAQGTQPSYWLPDHLQNDNNGNSNGGQDQSDDDDPEKNQGVGCGPYRTSTVGLLNLAYKTTVEDVQHFFQEFNLPPENIRRRFLDNGQPTGEAMVRFQNHHDAEKALNEYQNRRLFGRNVRIRLINDD